One part of the Lycorma delicatula isolate Av1 chromosome 7, ASM4794821v1, whole genome shotgun sequence genome encodes these proteins:
- the LOC142327300 gene encoding uncharacterized protein LOC142327300 encodes MSQQSAERNIPHLRDIFGFQREEKKCDNHQDSSGNGGNDSAISVGSTSEEELSMLTSPNTKKKKQQRKKEKLMTETDVKHLERHLSMKKTIRKKIMRDLQQAFVEDPNEFRVEDIPREQLKAEINLQSLSFGASGKKKGKKTNGESNFLDFLRTGDSKVSSNNVLNDDDSGHGSPTRELSTERPHDDQDDDDDTNKKTSFWRRFTMKGRNKR; translated from the coding sequence atgtctcAACAATCAGCAGAGAGAAATATTCCACATCTAAGGGATATATTTGGCTTCCAAAGAGAAGAAAAGAAATGTGATAACCATCAAGATTCTTCTGGTAATGGCGGCAATGATAGTGCAATTTCTGTTGGTTCAACAAGCGAAGAGGAATTATCGATGCTAACATCaccaaatacaaaaaagaaaaaacagcaacgaaaaaaagaaaaacttatgacTGAAACTGATGTTAAACATCTTGAAAGACATCTTTCAATGAAGAaaacaataaggaaaaaaattatgagagATTTGCAACAAGCTTTTGTTGAAGATCCGAATGAGTTTCGAGTTGAAGATATCCCAAGGGAACAATTAAAAGCAGAAATTAATTTACAGAGCTTGAGTTTCGGAGCCTCTGgtaaaaagaaaggtaaaaagactAATGGCGAATCAAATTTCCTTGACTTTTTGAGGACTGGTGATTCCAAAGTATCGAGTAACAATGTTTTAAATGATGACGATTCTGGACACGGATCCCCAACACGTGAATTATCAACTGAAAGACCACACGATGAccaagatgatgatgatgacaccAACAAGAAGACAAGCTTCTGGAGACGTTTCACCATGAAAGGAAGAAATAAACGTTGA